AACATGGGCTTGGGAGTGTTAATGGCTGCTTCCAACTAATTTCACAACCGTTGCCCTTGTTAACTGACACTCGTTCGTCACTAACTGGTGATGAAATATAAATCAAACCAAGGGGTGTGTTATTTTGCCCCAAGAATTCATCATGCCATCGGTGGCACAATTCTACGATGGATGCCACCTTCAATGACATTTACTGCTAAACAGGAACAGGCCACCGTCAATGAAGGAATGATTTATGGATGAAATTGGACTTCTGGTTTCATGATCTTCACGAAAATCGTTTACTTAACTGTTTgaggtaaatattttttaggTATTAGCGTATAATAGTAAGTACGTAAGTAAGATATGTATCGTTTATAACTTGATTTATCAACCGTACATGCTCGGGATAAGGCAAtagacaaggaggaaatgccttaaGGAAACTCTCCGCAGtcaatataatataaataaataaataaataattaattaacttgatttagtaatgaaaaaaaacatcaacaatcaTACTTACTTATCTACAAGGACAAATTATATAAAAGATTGATAAAATGCAGACGATTCATCGTAGGACATCCAAAAAAAGTGCCCGATGGTAATGTTGGTATCATGATCGTAAAACATGCTTTAGTAAAGTTTGCTGTCGAACATTTCAGCAGTTCCTGAAACAAGACTGCATATTGGAACCCCTCAATAACTGCCATTTAAACCGGGACGTCTTCATTCAGGTCGATAAAAACCTTCTAAAACACCACCTACTAAGCTCGGCcataataaaaagaaagtgATCCTGCCGCATTCCCATGTTGTGGGCGCATTTTCCATCGAAGCTGGTGTTCCCGGCTGTGTGACCTCACCGTTCGTAGTTGTTGCACCCGGCCGAAGGGGCCACATCAACAACATATAAAGCAAACAGCATCGCGCGACTTCCTGCAAACTACTGCAACTAAGGGTCGGCGGAAAATGTGTGCGCTTCGAGGAAAAACGGCTTGCACCGAATGTTGGCCATCAAGTTTTCGGAACGGTAAAATCCACTTTTAACATTCATAAAAGCGCTCGTCCCCGCAGTGTTGGGCGATGGGCCGCACGATGCGGAGCGTGCGTGTTTTTCCGCTTCTTTCTTGCGGGTGCATTTAATAAACGGCGCACCGGCAGTAAGAGCATCCACCCCATCCGTGGCACCTACGCGGCGAACGGTGGTGTAGACTGTCAAGTGAGTGGAGCTGCCGGTGTAATGTGTTggcttgttttgcttgctaATGCTTGCATGTGCGTGAATCTTTTACATTTAGCCTGCGGATGCCGCGTTCGGACCGTTCAATTTCTGGTCCTATTGAATGGGGTAGGGATCCGCTTTAGAGAGGAACTGATTTTTGAACCACCGCAGAAGAAGGTGGACGTTTCAAGGACAGGGCATTGCGATTGTGTGCTGTGCATCTGCGAATCCCTCGCTATGGCTGGGAATTGCTTTCGATTGCGGGCTAGTGTACTACATTCGGATGTTATTTTTAGTGAAACAATTCCTCGTCGGCAGGGAAAAGCGCATCATGCAAAACATGCGTCGTGCAGGTTCGGCGCAAGGAGTTTGCATCGGAATTTGTGTCGGTATAGTTGGGCTGAATGGGCACCTCAGTGCCCgatacagagagagagagaaaagcaagcaaataaaTACACTTGTGAGCACAAGCGCCGCTTAATAAACCGGGTGAGGGTGGATGGTGAATGCAATCGTGATTTCTTACCGTTTTTATTTACCCGATCTCCTCAACCGATAGAGATCGTTAGCTGACTTCTTTTCCAGCGAAAAAAGCAAGTCTGGGAGTCAATCCAAGCAAATAATTTCACTTATTGATGATACAACTTGGCCTCAATTGGAGGATACTCTCTGACGCTTCGCTTTTCCAGGTTTAGATAGAAATAAATAAGGCAAATTAGAATAAGCTTTGGAGAAGGTGCTTTAAATATTATGtaattttcaaaagattggtatATTGCAAATACCTTAAGGGATGATATACACTCAAAACCTAAAACAAGGATTTTTGAAAGAATGTTTTTAAGGAAATACTTAAGGCTACTACTTATTGAAGTgacttgatttttttaacatatgaCAAAGTGGCGGACATTTAAAATTGGAAATGTAATTTTCGACCGAAATGTTGCCCCTATTTTGTCCATAAAAcgttaaagaaacaaattaaaaaaaaagtgctagTAAATTGTGTAAACAATATCTGCTAACAATTTCGAGTCAATTGGTTGATAGGTGTTCGAAAAATTGTGGGTACCGATTTTTAAAAAGTTGCTTAGAATAAAACGCATTGGAACATTTAGAATGTTTGCGTTTCCGAACATGGTGATACATTAACTGTCTTGactataaatttgatttttgctgAAATTTCGATATAGATATTTCtcaaaacttttgcttttagaaaatgcattaatttaattttttttaaattttgttcctACAGGATGACAGTACATATCCcccaaatgaaatgaaatactatttaaaatgttccacattcaattgttttgtttttgttttgtttaaatatgaCATATTTATCTAGCGCATGTAATTCACACCACTGCTGTGAATCGGTGCACATACATTTGTTATTCCCTTTCCAAATAGATAAACCTTCAATGTACAGTTTATGCGATACCTCGGTTTATATTAAcacataaattgtgccaatttttcAACTTAATTGCCCGCCATTACAGCGTACACGTGCAGTCCAAACGTTCCTAGAATGCGTTATACATACACGCAAATGCACTATCGAAACAATCAATTTGCATCACGGAACCAAAGCACAGCATCTCTCGCCAAATGGATAAACCGTTTGTTTTAAGGACGCCCACTAAGATCAGGAAGGTGCCGTTTGCCATCCGCATGATAGGAGTTCACCGATAACGCATATATCTAGGGCATTACCACAACGCACACCATCGCTACGCACTGCAGAGCAGGGGCGGATGGTTTGGGGACGAACAGGAAAGTGTTGCTGAAATTTATGACATCACACTATCTGGCCGTGTTTGAGACCGTGCTAAAGGGTAGCAAAAAGCTGGGTAGGAAAACATATGCTCTACAAAAATCTTGCTCCCATCCTCATTTTGCGGCAACGGAGGGTACAGGTTGTACATCGCGCGTGTATGATACATTGGTGCGCATCAAGTGTGGTAATTATGCACCGCAACTGGAACACACCGGAGGAATGGAACCTGTCGAGGCAACCGGCCTTGATATAGCGACGATATAGCTGTGAATCGACGACGGGTAATGTAGTGGGTGAGAAAACGTGTCAGCATAAGCTTTTGCAACCAGATTACGGCATGTTGCCGGGATCGTGTCAACTTGCATATGAAACGCACATATGTCCCCGAACAAGAAGAATTCGCTTAGGTGTGTGTAGAGGTGGATTCaaattcattctttttttgaCGTGCGTTTATATGCTTTGCGTGTGAATTGATTGGTAGGTCTACAAACCAGACAAGAAACAATCTTAAGAGTACCACACGATATGAGCGGCTTATGttttttaagtaaaaataaGGGGTCTTTTATGCTAGGCGGTAAGACTTGCTCTAATCATATGAACCAAATCGGGAATAATCAGTATACGGTATCGGTCATAAACCTCCCTTCAGACATTAATTGATCTGAAAGGATGTTAGATAGATCTTCGTGGAAGTGCGAAGCATCATCGATGAAGCATGTTTGGTATGAGGAAAATCCATTACATCCGCCAAGAAGTGTGATAGCTTCAATGCCTCGTCATTGAGGACAATGTCGTTTTTGAACAAATTGATTCCCCTTACGATGATTAAGAGTTGTTTCGTATTTCTGATGAGAACAAAGAGCAATCTCAAGGTTTTTGTTCTTAAAAATATAAGAGATATCTTATATATAATAGTCACTTATACACGAGAATACGCCATACGCCTACATATTGTACTGCAAATTGGCAACAGTCCATAGTGTCGCAAACACTATCACTTCAATTTTTACATTGAATCATTTAAGTACAgtcatttcccgagttacgcggcACTTGAATTGCGCGAATTCAAgacttaaaattaaaattagcgAATTAAAATTTAGACAGTTCGAGTAATTTTATAcgtgaaattgaattttttgtatgtcaaatttcaaatctttCCCATAATATATTGctttttataatattataaacaatgattttggtaaaaatttactctaattgtcgaGATAAACGTAAAATTATCAGTTATTAATGTGCTTCGTTACGTGAAAAGGAGAAATCAATCACTGAATACTacatataaacgatattataaaggtaattcgagttacgcgaattcctctggcacgcattattcccGTACCTCGAGAAAGGACAGCATTGAAGAAAAGCTCAAATTATTTGTCTCAGTACTCCTCGCACCTCTATACCAAAGACTGCTAAACCCCACAATATATGCAATCAGCATCACATCACATGTGAGAAGCTAATGCATTTTGGATATTGATGCTTCTGGTAACTAGCGCACTAAACACACCACCCAGCGAGGAAAGAATGAATGCATCTAAAGTATAGATCTTTCATGGACGAATAATTGCACATCTAACGATTACGTACGATCATCACTTTCAGAGTTTCTTAATGAAATTGCATTGATAATAGTACAAATTGAGTAGTGCAAACCATAGCACTGCGATGTCAAGCGTGCGTTAGACGGTTAGATTTGTTTAATAAGCTAACTGTGCGTCCAATGTTTATGGAAATTCTTTCTATGAATCTTTTAAGCGTTTTTTCATGTATAGTTTTAGTCTATTATACGCCTTAGGGGTGATTTGTACTGCTGTTTTTAAATGGGTTGTGAACGATTTTAAAATTAGcacaatcaattatttttctcaaaatatgtattttaattaaagtatAAATGTATTTCTTCCCTTGTAAATTTTCCCTTGCAGCACACCTTGACTGGACACAGTGGAAAGGTCCTGGCGGCGAAGTTTCTTGGTTCCGCTTTCCTCGTTACCGGAAGCCACGATCGAACGCTCAAAATATGGGACCTCAAAAATCGTTCATGTACGTACAACCGCATGTTTGCTGcgttttaattattatacaATGCAATTATTTCTTCCAACCGTTCCGTGTTCCATAGGTACTGAAACAAAGTTTGCCGGTTCAAGTTGCAACGATCTAGTCACGACGGATAGTTTCTCCTTTATTAGTGGACACGTGGATAAGAAGATACGGTTCTGGGATGTGCGGACCGCTGACTGTACCGCGAATGATATACCACTGCAGGGCAAAATCACCTCGCTCGATCTTTCCAAGGATGGTAAATTTTTGCTATGTTGTGTACGGGATGATACAATCAACCTGCTGGATTTACGTCAGAATCGCATCGTACGCACATTTCGGTGAGGATGCACACTGTACAGAACTGTCGCTGGACCTTTCGTGAATGATTCgctattgtttgatttttttttttttgcaggaacGATAATTTTAAGGTTGGTTGCGACTGGTCGAGAGTAGCATTCAGTCCATCAAGCTCCCGAATAGCAGCCGGATCGGCTGATGGATCAGTTTTCATTTGGAACATTAATGGACCTCTAGAGACGGTGCTGAAGGATCCCAAGTGAGTAAAATTTTGATACTGTGGTGTTTGAATCAAAGGGGTGGTGTATTCTAATGCCAAATAATTGTTGTTGCTTATGCATGTCCATATtgtgttatgtttattttttacgtccaaaaaaagctttaatCTCATTATACCCATTCGgcttttgtccttttttcttctgttgcttATGCACATTTATGAACCCATCCACCatcaaacattcacaaaaaataCGTCCAATGAACCCACCACACATTCACTATAAACTACGCGCCATATTCTTCATCCTGCCACGAGGACTACTGACCGGAATTGGTTTTTTCACAGTGGAAGCGGTGCGGCTGTCACGGCCGTCAGCTGGCATCCGTTCAGCTCCACCCTGGCATCAGTCGATCGGGCCAAAAAGTGTACCATCTGGTCGAATGCTTAATCCGGTCGGATGGTATGCAACGGCTTGCCATGTCAACAGCAGGATCTGAGATACGAGCCGTCCCGCGGCATGTTTCTCCAACACTGTTCGCGCACTGTTGC
This region of Anopheles marshallii chromosome 2, idAnoMarsDA_429_01, whole genome shotgun sequence genomic DNA includes:
- the LOC128718061 gene encoding autophagy-related protein 16-like, which translates into the protein MGNRKIIVDHRDHLLSLGQADPQHTKQPIEFNKFSQANRNKNGSDGLAVSSVHRGLIPKSSSPCNHQGSGLGKAKIYKCISSLVNFPLQHTLTGHSGKVLAAKFLGSAFLVTGSHDRTLKIWDLKNRSCTETKFAGSSCNDLVTTDSFSFISGHVDKKIRFWDVRTADCTANDIPLQGKITSLDLSKDGKFLLCCVRDDTINLLDLRQNRIVRTFRNDNFKVGCDWSRVAFSPSSSRIAAGSADGSVFIWNINGPLETVLKDPNGSGAAVTAVSWHPFSSTLASVDRAKKCTIWSNA